The following are encoded together in the Streptomyces tsukubensis genome:
- a CDS encoding 4-hydroxy-3-methylbut-2-enyl diphosphate reductase: MTATSSPSPANASNGDNAGRAGKRVLLAAPRGYCAGVDRAVIAVEKALEQYGAPVYVRHEIVHNKYVVKTLEKKGAIFVEETAEVPEGSIVMFSAHGVAPVVHDEAAKRNLATIDATCPLVTKVHKEAVRFAQDDYDILLIGHDGHEEVIGTSGEAPDHITLVDGPADVENVTVRDDSKVVWLSQTTLSVDETMETVDKLKDKFPQLISPPSDDICYATQNRQVAVKQMGAQADLVIVVGSRNSSNSVRLVEVALNAGARDAHLVDYASEADEAWLDGVSTVGVTSGASVPEVLVEGVLEWLSQRGFEDVEIVKAAEESITFSLPKELRRDLRAEAAALAGTSGTASGTTEETAS, from the coding sequence ATGACTGCTACGTCCAGCCCGTCACCCGCCAACGCCTCCAACGGGGACAACGCGGGCCGCGCCGGCAAACGCGTCCTGCTCGCCGCGCCGCGCGGCTACTGCGCGGGAGTGGACCGCGCCGTGATCGCCGTGGAGAAGGCCCTGGAGCAGTACGGGGCGCCGGTCTATGTCCGACACGAGATCGTCCACAACAAATACGTCGTCAAGACGCTGGAGAAGAAGGGCGCCATCTTCGTCGAGGAGACGGCGGAGGTCCCCGAGGGCTCCATCGTCATGTTCTCCGCACACGGAGTCGCCCCCGTCGTCCACGACGAGGCCGCCAAGCGCAACCTCGCCACCATCGACGCCACCTGCCCCTTGGTGACCAAGGTCCACAAGGAAGCGGTCAGGTTCGCCCAGGACGACTACGACATCCTGCTCATCGGCCACGACGGCCACGAGGAAGTCATCGGTACGTCCGGTGAGGCGCCCGACCACATCACGCTGGTGGACGGCCCCGCCGATGTCGAGAACGTCACCGTCCGAGACGATTCCAAGGTCGTCTGGCTCTCCCAGACGACCCTGTCCGTCGACGAGACGATGGAGACGGTCGACAAGCTGAAGGACAAGTTCCCGCAGCTGATCTCGCCGCCCAGCGACGACATCTGCTACGCCACCCAGAACCGCCAGGTCGCGGTCAAGCAGATGGGCGCCCAGGCGGACCTCGTCATCGTCGTCGGCTCCAGGAACTCCTCCAACTCCGTACGGCTGGTCGAGGTCGCCCTGAACGCGGGCGCCCGCGACGCCCACCTGGTCGACTACGCGTCCGAGGCCGACGAGGCCTGGCTCGACGGCGTCTCGACCGTGGGCGTCACCTCCGGCGCCTCGGTCCCCGAGGTCCTGGTCGAGGGCGTACTCGAATGGCTCTCGCAGCGCGGCTTCGAGGACGTGGAGATCGTGAAGGCGGCCGAGGAGTCCATCACGTTCTCGCTCCCCAAGGAACTGCGCCGTGATCTGCGCGCGGAGGCGGCGGCCCTGGCGGGCACGTCAGGCACGGCGTCAGGCACGACGGAGGAGACGGCGTCCTGA
- the xseA gene encoding exodeoxyribonuclease VII large subunit: MALNTSAETPLPVGEVSRLIGGWIERLGAVWVEGQITQLSRRPGAGVVFMTLRDPAHDISVSVTCYRKVFDAVVDVVAEGARVVVHAKPEWYGPRGQLSLRAAEIRPVGIGELLARLERLKKELAGEGLFAPEHKKSLPFLPQLIGLVCGRASAAERDVLENARRRWPAVRFEVRNVPVQGVHAVPQVVGAVKELDALAGVDVIIVARGGGSVEDLLPFSSEELVRTVAACRTPVVSAIGHEPDAPLLDLVADVRASTPTDAAKKVVPEVGEEYERVRQLLDRARRTVESFVDREESGLTHALGRPSMRDPHRMIDERAERVSALTDRARRTLGHLLDRADSELTHTRARVVALSPAATLRRGYAVLQRADGAVVRSPGEVVADEELRARVADGEFTVRRTDG; this comes from the coding sequence ATGGCTCTCAACACGTCCGCGGAGACTCCCCTGCCCGTCGGGGAGGTGTCGCGGCTGATCGGTGGGTGGATCGAGCGGCTCGGCGCCGTCTGGGTCGAGGGGCAGATCACGCAGCTCTCCCGGCGGCCGGGCGCCGGGGTCGTGTTCATGACTCTGCGGGACCCCGCGCACGACATCTCCGTGAGTGTCACCTGCTACCGCAAGGTCTTCGACGCCGTGGTCGACGTCGTGGCCGAGGGCGCCCGGGTCGTCGTGCACGCCAAACCCGAGTGGTACGGGCCTCGGGGCCAGCTCTCGCTACGGGCCGCGGAGATAAGGCCCGTGGGCATCGGGGAGCTTCTCGCACGACTCGAAAGGCTGAAGAAGGAGCTGGCGGGCGAAGGGCTCTTCGCGCCGGAGCACAAGAAGTCGCTCCCCTTTCTTCCGCAGCTCATCGGGCTGGTCTGCGGACGGGCCTCGGCGGCCGAGCGCGATGTGCTGGAGAACGCCCGCAGGCGCTGGCCCGCCGTGCGTTTCGAGGTACGCAACGTGCCGGTACAGGGCGTGCACGCCGTGCCCCAGGTCGTGGGCGCGGTGAAGGAACTGGACGCCCTCGCGGGAGTGGACGTCATCATCGTGGCCCGCGGCGGCGGCAGCGTGGAGGATCTGTTGCCGTTCTCGTCCGAAGAACTGGTGAGGACGGTGGCCGCCTGCCGTACGCCGGTCGTCTCCGCGATCGGTCACGAGCCGGACGCCCCACTCCTCGATCTCGTCGCGGACGTACGCGCCTCCACTCCGACGGACGCGGCGAAGAAGGTCGTGCCAGAAGTGGGCGAGGAGTACGAGCGCGTACGGCAGTTGCTCGACCGGGCCAGGCGGACCGTGGAATCCTTCGTCGACCGTGAGGAAAGCGGGCTCACCCACGCGCTGGGCAGGCCCTCGATGCGGGACCCGCACCGGATGATCGACGAGCGCGCGGAACGGGTCTCGGCCCTCACCGACCGGGCCAGGCGCACCCTCGGGCATCTGCTGGACCGGGCCGACTCCGAGCTGACACACACACGAGCCAGGGTGGTCGCGCTCTCTCCCGCGGCGACCCTGCGGCGGGGCTACGCGGTACTGCAACGGGCGGACGGCGCGGTGGTCCGCTCCCCCGGCGAGGTGGTCGCGGACGAGGAGCTGCGGGCCAGGGTCGCCGACGGGGAGTTCACGGTGCGGAGGACGGACGGGTGA
- the ppgK gene encoding polyphosphate--glucose phosphotransferase, whose product MQIFGVDIGGSGIKGAPVDLDRGDLAQKRHKVLTPHPAVPDGVAEKVKEVIDHFDWTGPVGVTFPGVITDGTALTAANVDKSWIGTDIEKLLGDRLGKGCPVTALNDADAAGVAEMNFGAGRDRKGTVIVLTFGTGIGSALFSNGVLVPNTELGHLELEGHDAEKRASSKVKEDHDMSWQHWAHRVRKYLAHVEMLFSPELFIVGGGVSRKADKFLPLIEGIKAEIVPAQLLNNAGIVGAAMTVRKAMSG is encoded by the coding sequence ATGCAGATCTTCGGTGTGGACATCGGCGGATCCGGAATCAAGGGCGCGCCCGTGGACTTGGACCGCGGCGATTTGGCCCAGAAGCGCCACAAGGTGCTGACCCCCCATCCGGCCGTTCCTGACGGGGTGGCCGAGAAGGTCAAGGAGGTCATCGACCACTTCGACTGGACCGGCCCGGTGGGCGTGACCTTCCCCGGCGTGATCACCGACGGTACGGCGCTGACGGCGGCCAATGTCGACAAGAGCTGGATCGGTACGGATATCGAGAAGCTGCTCGGTGACCGGCTGGGCAAGGGATGCCCCGTCACCGCCCTCAACGACGCGGACGCGGCGGGCGTCGCCGAGATGAACTTCGGCGCGGGACGGGACAGGAAGGGCACGGTGATCGTGCTCACCTTCGGCACGGGTATCGGCAGCGCGCTCTTCAGCAACGGTGTCCTCGTACCCAACACGGAACTCGGCCATCTGGAACTGGAAGGTCACGACGCCGAGAAACGCGCCTCCTCGAAGGTGAAGGAGGACCACGACATGAGCTGGCAGCACTGGGCGCACCGGGTGCGGAAGTACCTGGCGCACGTGGAGATGCTGTTCTCGCCCGAACTCTTCATCGTCGGCGGCGGGGTCAGCCGCAAGGCGGACAAGTTCCTGCCGCTGATCGAGGGAATCAAGGCCGAGATCGTGCCGGCCCAGTTGTTGAACAACGCGGGGATCGTGGGCGCGGCGATGACGGTCAGGAAGGCGATGTCTGGCTGA
- a CDS encoding DUF6542 domain-containing protein: MPSPRLTGLGGGLFASVVMVVLAVVVSLLFDGSIVAYGVLFLPVSALTALWVRPADLVTPPIAVPIAFALGILPIAETGDGFGGRVMGLVTSLAMHAGWLYGGTLVAGTIVTVRKVRLIAQRRALNRLNKGS, from the coding sequence ATGCCCAGTCCCCGGCTGACCGGTCTCGGCGGCGGGCTCTTCGCCTCCGTCGTCATGGTCGTGCTCGCCGTGGTGGTGTCGCTGCTGTTCGACGGGTCGATCGTCGCGTACGGGGTGCTCTTCCTGCCGGTCAGCGCCCTCACCGCGCTCTGGGTGCGCCCCGCCGACCTGGTGACCCCGCCGATCGCCGTCCCCATCGCCTTCGCTCTCGGCATCCTGCCGATCGCGGAGACCGGCGACGGCTTCGGCGGCCGGGTCATGGGGCTGGTCACCTCGCTGGCCATGCACGCCGGCTGGCTGTACGGCGGGACGCTCGTCGCCGGAACCATCGTGACCGTACGCAAGGTGCGGCTGATCGCCCAGCGTCGAGCGCTGAACAGGCTCAACAAGGGGAGCTAA
- a CDS encoding APC family permease gives MSVYGDGGGATPSGREGGRGEGSPDDASAGGAARGDSSAASTRAGGKGAGAKEGGLKRSLSFRDLVVYGLLFIAPMAPVGVFGTLDAKSHGAVALVYLVATVAMGFTAFSYAQMVRVVPQAGSVFAYARAGLGRKPGFIAGWMAMLDYVLIPAVAYLFSGIAMNSLVPSVSRWVWTALAVVITTALNLWGVRAAARVGFAVLAMEIVVLVVFAVSAVVVLVRDGAQRDWLSPLTGDGTFAVSAVLGAVSVAVLSYLGFDAIVSFAEEVTGGSAKVARAVLFCLGLVGVLFIIQTYLVALLAPVSSAHLASHPVEQGTAFYDAVDASVGSWLHDLVAVSKAIGAAFAALAGQAAAGRLLFAMARARRLPNALSRTYSGVPRPALLLAAVITCAAAIWASSRDDGMDHLVSVVNIGALSAFVLLHASVVGWFAVRRGAGAVSWWRHLLMPVIGAAITIAVIVEAAGSAQVVGAIWLVIGFVVLVVQRGHDDLMDEEQPTGATGG, from the coding sequence ATGTCCGTGTACGGCGACGGCGGAGGGGCCACCCCTTCCGGCCGAGAGGGCGGCCGCGGTGAGGGCTCGCCCGATGATGCCTCGGCGGGCGGGGCGGCGAGAGGCGATTCCTCGGCAGCGTCGACAAGGGCGGGCGGGAAGGGCGCCGGAGCAAAAGAGGGCGGGCTGAAGCGGAGCCTCAGTTTCCGGGATCTGGTCGTCTACGGTCTGCTCTTCATCGCCCCCATGGCGCCCGTCGGCGTCTTCGGAACCCTCGACGCGAAGTCGCACGGCGCGGTGGCCCTGGTCTATCTGGTCGCCACGGTCGCGATGGGGTTCACCGCGTTCAGCTACGCCCAGATGGTCCGGGTGGTCCCTCAGGCCGGATCGGTCTTCGCGTACGCCAGGGCCGGGCTCGGCAGGAAACCGGGGTTCATCGCGGGCTGGATGGCGATGCTCGACTACGTGCTGATCCCCGCCGTCGCCTATCTCTTCTCCGGCATCGCCATGAACTCGCTGGTCCCCTCCGTGTCGCGCTGGGTGTGGACCGCGCTCGCCGTGGTGATCACGACGGCGCTGAACCTCTGGGGCGTACGGGCCGCCGCGCGCGTCGGCTTCGCGGTGCTGGCGATGGAGATCGTGGTCCTGGTGGTCTTCGCGGTCTCCGCTGTGGTCGTCCTCGTCCGTGACGGCGCGCAGCGCGACTGGCTGTCGCCGCTCACCGGGGACGGGACGTTCGCCGTCTCGGCGGTACTGGGGGCGGTGTCGGTCGCGGTCCTGTCCTATCTCGGGTTCGACGCGATCGTGTCGTTCGCCGAAGAGGTGACGGGCGGCTCCGCGAAGGTGGCTCGGGCGGTGCTGTTCTGCCTGGGACTCGTGGGCGTGCTCTTCATCATCCAGACCTACCTGGTGGCGCTCCTCGCACCCGTCTCCTCCGCCCACCTCGCCTCCCACCCCGTCGAGCAGGGCACCGCCTTCTACGACGCGGTGGACGCCTCCGTCGGCTCCTGGCTCCATGATCTGGTGGCCGTCAGCAAGGCCATCGGCGCGGCCTTCGCCGCGCTGGCGGGACAGGCCGCGGCGGGCCGGCTGCTCTTCGCGATGGCCCGCGCCAGGCGCCTGCCGAACGCCCTGTCACGGACGTACTCCGGCGTTCCGCGGCCCGCCCTGCTGCTCGCCGCGGTGATCACCTGCGCCGCGGCCATCTGGGCGTCCAGCCGCGACGACGGGATGGACCATCTGGTCTCGGTCGTGAACATCGGGGCCCTGTCGGCCTTCGTCCTGCTGCACGCCAGTGTCGTCGGCTGGTTCGCCGTACGGCGCGGAGCGGGCGCGGTGAGCTGGTGGCGCCATCTGCTGATGCCGGTGATCGGTGCGGCCATCACCATCGCCGTCATCGTGGAGGCGGCCGGATCGGCTCAGGTGGTGGGCGCCATCTGGCTGGTGATCGGTTTCGTCGTACTGGTCGTGCAGCGGGGTCATGACGACCTGATGGACGAGGAGCAGCCGACGGGGGCGACCGGGGGCTGA